The genomic region AGGGGTCGTAGCCGAGCCGCATGCCGGCGCGCAGAACCTCGCGCAGCCAGTCCTCCACCGGCGCCTCGACGCTGTGGCGCAGCGTGAACAGGGACTGGTCGATCTCCGCTGCCGCCTGGAGCTGGTAGCGCCCGTCTGTGAAGAAGGCGGCACGGTCGGCGAGCACGACCGCGAGCCCGGCGGAGCCGGTGAAGCCGGTGAGCCACCGAAGCCGGTCGGCCGAGGGGGGGATGTATTCGCCGAGATGGGAATCGGCGCGGGGGACGACGAAGCCGTCGAGGCCGCGCCGGGAGAGCTCGGCCCGAAGCGCTGCCACGGGCGTGTTCACGAAAGGTTTCACGACGCTGTCATAGCTCCGCGAAATCCATGCGCTAGGCGCATAGCGGCCGAGGCATCATCTCGCATGTGCGAAATGCCGGCGACTCCCATCTTTCCGTCAGCGATCCGGGGGTGGCAGCCGGCGCCAGGGACGGCGACGGCCGAGAGCTGCCCCCCTCGCCGGAAAGGACCCTAGACCATGGACCCCCGCATCACCAAGGAGGAGACAGCCCTCCTCCTCAACCTGGCGCCGAGCCGCACCGCGCAGGAGGTGGAGGCGATCCGGCTTGCCGCCATCCGCGCGCGCGACGAGGCGATCGGCCGGGCGATCGCGCGCGGTGTCTCCGCCCTGTGGCGTGGCCTCCGCGCCGCCGTTCTGTTCCTGCTCGACTATCCGCGGCGCCGGGCCCTGTTCGAACAGCT from Elioraea tepida harbors:
- a CDS encoding DUF1127 domain-containing protein; amino-acid sequence: MDPRITKEETALLLNLAPSRTAQEVEAIRLAAIRARDEAIGRAIARGVSALWRGLRAAVLFLLDYPRRRALFEQLQAMSDRELADIGLTRSDLARVFDEDFPMSVATRERERREAAAEAAQPKAAAANSNLPVGAKTAA